Proteins encoded by one window of Misgurnus anguillicaudatus chromosome 4, ASM2758022v2, whole genome shotgun sequence:
- the LOC129420529 gene encoding ras-associating and dilute domain-containing protein-like yields the protein MKGLHPSSVERSAPFLLTPPNPLQNLELMDPETDQQETISHHQTSKYLTDIKQEGEGDEEDVFVLELQRGSCGLGLALVDGQETQFKVNGIYIKSVMPESPAALSQRLRPGDRILAVNGLSLVGVDYQTGRELIQTSGDRPRLLVAKSDRNTREA from the exons ATGAAAGGGTTGCATCCCAGCAGTGTGGAGCGCTCGGCCCCATTTTTACTTACACCACCAAACCCACTGCAAAACCTTGAGCTGATGGATCCTGAAACAGACCAGCAGGAGACGATATCACACCATCAGACCTCCAAATACCTTACTGATATCAAACAAGAAG GTGAGGGTGATGAGGAAGATGTGTTTGTGCTGGAGTTGCAGAGAGGATCATGTGGTTTGGGTCTGGCATTGGTAGATGGACAG GAAACACAATTTAAGGTCAATGGAATATACATCAAATCCGTAATGCCGGAATCTCCTGCTGCTTTGTCCCAGCGGCTGAGACCAGGGGATCGTATTCTAGCAGTGAATGGACTCAGTCTGGTTGGGGTGGACTACCAAAC tggcagGGAGCTCATTCAGACATCAGGAGACAGACCCCGATTACTAGTTGCCAAATCTGACAGAAATACAAGAGAAGCATAA